Part of the Streptomyces sp. NBC_01264 genome, TTGCCGTCGTTGATCAGGATCGGGTCGCCCTTGGAGACGTCGCCCGGCAGACCCTTGTAGGTCGTGCCGCAGATGGACTTGTCGCCCGGGACGTCCTCGACGGTGATGATGAACTCGTCACCGCGGACGAGCTCGACGGGACCCTCGGCGAAGGTCTCCAGGCGGATCTTCGGGCCCTGGAGGTCGGCGAGGACGCCGACGGCGCGCCCGGTGTCCTCGGAGACCTTCCGGACGCGGTCGTACCGCTCCTGGTGTTCTGCCTGGGAGCCGTGGCTGAAGTTGAATCGGGCCACGTTCATACCGGCCTCTACGAGAGCTTTCAGCTGCTCGTAAGAGTCGACGGCGGGGCCCAGCGTGCAGACGATTTTGGAACGGCGCATGGAGCGGATCCTATCGGTTTGTTTCGTAGCGGAATATTCCACCTGGCGGAAAGTCCAAAGTGACTAGCCGGTAACCAGCGCGTACGTCTGGCTGGCGATCTCCAGTTCCTCGTCCGTCGGGACCACGGCCACGGCGACCCGCGCGTACTCCGCGGACACCAGGCGCGGCTCGGGGGACCGTACCGAGTTCGCCTCCAGGTCGAGCGCCAGGCCCAGTTCGGCCAGACCGGCCAGGGCCATCTCGCGGATCTCCGAGGAGTTCTCGCCCACGCCCGCGGTGAAGGCCACCGCGTCCACCCGGCCGAGGACCGCCGAGTAGGCGCCGATGTACTTCTTCAGGCGGTGGATGTACGAGGCCAGCGCCAGCCGCGCGGAGGCGTCGCCCTCCGCCGCCCGCCGCTGGACCTCGCGCATGTCGTTGTCGCCGCACAGACCCAGCAGGCCGCTCTTCTTGTTGAGCAGCGAGTCGATCTCGTCGACGGACATGCCCCCGACCCGCGCCAGGTGGAAGACGACGGCGGGGTCCAGATCGCCCGAACGGGTGCCCATGACCAGGCCCTCCAGCGGGGTCAGCCCCATGGAGGTCTCCACGCAGACCCCGCCGTGCACGGCCGAGGCCGAGGCGCCGTTGCCCAGGTGGAGCACGATCACGTTCACGTCCTCCTCGGCCTTGCCGAGGAGCCTGGCCGTCGCGCGAGCGACGTAGGCGTGCGAGGTGCCGTGGAACCCGTACCGCCGGATGGAGTACTTGTCGGCCGTGGCGGTGTCGATCGCGTACCGCGCCACGTGCTCCGGCATGGTCGAGTGGAAGGCCGTGTCGAAGACGGCGACCTGCGGCAGGTCGGGGCGCAGCTCCCGCGCCACCTCGATGCCGGTCACGTTCGCCGGGTTGTGCAGCGGGGCGAGCGGGATCAGGGCGCGGATCTCGGCCAGGACGGCGTCGTCGATCAGCGTCGGGTGCGTGAACTTGGTCCCGCCGTGCACCACCCGGTGGCCCACGGCGGCCAGCTCGGGCGAGTCCAGCCCCAGCCCGTCGGCGGCGAGCTCCGCCGAGACGGCCCGCAGGGCCGCCGCGTGGTCGGCGATCGGACCGGTCGTCACGCGCTTGCCGCCCGCGGCCCCCGGCCCGGTCAGCGGCTCGTGGCTGAGCCGGGAGGTCTCCTCGCCGATGCGCTCCACCAGACCGACCGCCAGGCGGGAGGAGTCCGCCATGTCGAGCAGCTGGTACTTCACCGACGAGGAGCCGGAGTTGAGGACGAGTACGCGCGATGCGGTCACGATGAGGGTCTTTCCTTTGCGGTGGGGGCTCGGGGGCTCGGGGCTCGGTGGTGAGGGCTCAGCCGGCCACAGGCCGGGACTGCGCCTGGATCGCGGTGATGGCCACGGTGGTGACGATGTCCTGGACCAGGGCGCCGCGCGAGAGGTCGTTCACGGGCTTGCGCAGGCCCTGCAGGACCGGACCGACCGCCACGGCGCCGGCCGAGCGCTGCACGGCCTTGTACGTGTTGTTGCCGGTGTTCAGGTCGGGGAAGATCAGCACCGTCGCGCGGCCGGCCACCTCGGACTCGGGCAGCTTGGTCGCGGCGACCGAGGGCTCCACGGCGGCGTCGTACTGGATCGGACCCTCGATCAGCAGGTCGGGGCGCTGCGCGCGGACGATCTCGGTGGCCTTGCGGACCTTGTCCACGTCCGCGCCCGAGCCGGAGGTGCCGGTCGAGTACGAGAGCATCGCGATCCGCGGCTCCAGGCCGAACGCGGCGGCGGTGGTGGCCGACTGGACGGCGATGTCGGCGAGCTGCTCGGCGTTGGGGTCCGGGTTCACGGCGCAGTCCCCGTACGCGAGGACCTTGTCGGCCAGGCACATGAAGAAGACCGAGGAGACGATGGACGCGTCGGGCTTGGTCTTGATGATCTCGAAGGCCGGGCGGATGGTGGCGGCGGTGGAGTGCACCGAGCCGGAGACCATGCCGTCGGCGAGGCCCTCCTGGACCATCAGGGTGCCGAAGTAGTTCACGTCGGTGACCACGTCGTTGGCCAGCTCGACCGTCATGCCCTTGTGGGCGCGGGCCTTGGCGTAGTACTCGGCGAACCGTTCCCGCAGCGGGGAGGTCGCCGGGTCGATGAGCTGGGCGGCCGAGATGTCGATGCCCAGGTCCGCGGCCTTCTTCAGGATCGCGGGCTCCTCGCCCAGCAGGGTGAGGTCGCAGACCCCGCGGCGCAGCACCACGTCCGCGGCGCGCAGCACGCGCTCCTCGGTGCCCTCGGGGAGGACCACGCGGCGGCGCTCGGCACGGGCCTGCTCCAGCAGCTGGTTCTCGAACATCATCGGCGTGACCCGCTCGGAGCGGGCCACCGACAGCACCTCGCGCAGCTCGGCGGTGTCCACGTGGCGTTCGAACAGGCCGAGCGCGGTCTCCAGCTTGCGCGGGGTCGCGGAGTTCAGCCGGCTCTGCAGCGCGAAGAGTTCGGCGGCCGTCGGGAAGCTGTTGCCGGCCACCGACACGACCGGGGTGCCCGGAGCCAGCTTGGAGGCCAGCGTCAGGATGTCCTTGCCGGGGCGCTCGTTCAGCGTCAGCAGCACGCCGGCGATCGGCGGGGTGCCGGAGGTGTGCGCGGCGAGGGCGCCGATGACCAGGTCGGAGCGGTCTCCGGGGGTGACGACCAGGCAGCCGGGGGTCAGGGCGTTCAGGAAGTTGGGCAGCATGGCCCCGCCGAAGACGAAGTCCAGGGCGTCGCGGGCCAGTCCGGCCTCGTCGCCGAGGAGCACCTCGCCGCCGAGCGCCTGGGTGATCTGGGCGACCGTCGGGGCGGACAGGTGCTTGTCGTCCGGCAGGACGTAGCAGGGCACGGGGAGCCGGGCGGCGAGGCGCTCGGCTATGACCTCGCGGTCCTCGGCGGCCACCCGGTTGACGACCATCGCGCCCACGTGGCAGCCCAGGGCCTCGTACGCGCGGTAGGCGTTGCGGGTCTCGGCGCGCACGGCCTCGGCCGGGTGCTTGGTGCCGCCCACGACGGGGATGACGAGCGCGCCCAGCTCGTTGGCGAGGCGCGCGTTGAGCGCCAGCTCGTCCGGGAGGTTGGTGTCGGCGTAGTCGGTGCCCAGGACCAGCATGACCTCGTAGTCCCGCGCCACCTTCTGGTAGCGGGCCACGAGCTGGGAGACCAGTTCGTCGGTGCCCTTCTCGGCGAGGATGGCGGAGGCCTCGTGGTACTCCATGCCGTACGCCGTCGAGGCGTCCTGCTCGATCCGGTACCGGCCCTTGAGGAGGTCGAACAGCCGGTCGGGCCCGTCGTGCAACAGGGGGCGGTACACGCCCACCCGGCCTGTCTGGCGGGTGAGGAGCTCCATGATGCCCAGCTCGACGACCTGGCGGCCGTCCCCCCGCTCGATACCCGTCACGTACACGCTGCGCGTCACGCGTGCTCTCCGTCCCAATTCGAGTCGGTTGTCCCAGTTAATGTGGGCTTGACCTCTTGACAATACCCCTGTGATTCCGTAGGTCGCCCGCCGGGAGAAGGGCCTGTCCGAAGGGGCCGAAAGGCCCTGCGGGCACCCTGCGGGTGGAGTGCCACGGAGCGCGCTCCACCCGGAGCCCGTGGAACAATCGGACAGACTTCACCATTACGCCCTTCATACGGCACCTCATATGTACGGTCGGCTGGACGCCCGCACGCGAACAGCCAGGTCCGACCAGGAGCAGGAGACACAGCACGATGCGTATCGGAGTTCTCACCGCAGGCGGCGACTGCCCGGGCCTCAACGCTGTCATCCGGTCGGTCGTACACCGTGCCGTGGTCGGGCACGGGGACGAGGTCATCGGCTTCGAGGACGGCTTCAAGGGCCTCCTCGACGGCAACTACCGCCCCCTCGACATCAACGCGGTCAGCGGCATCCTCGCCCGCGGCGGCACGATCCTCGGATCGGCCCGCATGGAGCGCGCCCGCCTCCACGAAGCGGCCGAGAACGCCGTGGAACTGGCGAAGCGCTACGGCATCGACGCCCTGATCCCGATCGGCGGCGAGGGCACCCTGACCGCCGCCCGGATGCTGTCGGATGCCGGCATGCCGGTCGTCGGCGTGCCGAAGACCATCGACAACGACATCTCCTCCACCGACCGCACCTTCGGCTTCGACACCGCCGTCATGGTCGCCACGGAGGCCATCGACCGCCTCAAGACCACCGCCGAATCGCACCAGCGCGTGATGGTCGTCGAGGTCATGGGCCGGCACGCCGGCTGGATCGCGCTGGAGTCCGGCATGGCCGGCGGCGCCCACGGAATCTGCCTGCCGGAGCGCCCCTTCGAGGTGGACGCCCTGGTCAAGATGGTGGAGGAACGATTCGCTCGCGGTAAGAAGTTCGCCGTCATCTGCGTGGCCGAAGGCGCGCACCCCGGCGAGGGCTCCATGCCGTACGAGAAGGGCGCGATCGACCAGTACGGCCACGAGCGCTTCGCCGGCATCGGCAACCGCCTCGCCGTCGAGCTGGAGCGACGCCTGGGCAAGGAAGCCCGCCCCGTCATCCTCGGCCACGTCCAGCGCGGCGGCACCCCCACCGCCTACGACCGCGTCCTCGCGACCCGCTTCGGCTGGCACGCGGTCGAGGGCGTCCACCGCGGCGACTTCGGCAACATGACCGCCCTGCGCGGCACCGACATCGTCATGGCCCCACTGGCCGAAGCCGTCACCGAGCTCAAGACCGTCCCCGAGGACCGCATGTACGAGGCCGAGTCCGTCTTCTGACGGTCCCGGCCGGGACCTCGGTCCCGGATCCGCCGCCGAACGGCCCCCTCCGCGCCAGCCCTCCGGGTCCCCGCGGAGCCGCCACCCGGCCCCCGGGGCAGGACCACCGCCCCGACTTCGAGCGCCGAAAGGCCCCGATCGCGTCCTCGTCCGGACGAGGTCGGGGCCTTTCGCGTCGGGAGCCCGCGGGCGAAATGTGTCCTACGCCGCACCCCCGGCGAGCGTCCAGAACCGCTCCACGATGTCGGTGAGGTACTCACGTCCCGAATCGCCGCTGCCGGCCTCGCCCTGCCCCGTGCCCCAGCTCAGGGTCGCCAGCATCCGCGACTGGTACTCGCCGTGCAGCTGCTCCAGCACCCGCTCCAGGTGCGCCTTGGGCACCGGAAGCAGCTTGGTCAGCGGTTTCACGTACGCCTGCCAGCGCGTGGTCACCGCACTGCGCAGCAGCTCGGCCAGTTCCTCGTGCTTGCCGGTCGCCGTCACGAACTGGGCCAGGGTCAGCCCCAGCGCCGTCGCCAGCGCGGCGGACTGCCGTTCGTTGCCCTTCCAGCGGCCGGCGTCCTCCATCTTCTGGTAGGCACCCGCCTCCACGCCGACCCGGCGGGCCAGGTCCTCGGCGGACAGGCCCCGGGCGATGCGGTGCTCCCTCAGGGTGACGGGCTCGGCGAGCAGCTCGCCGGGGGAGCACCAGAGCACGCCGGCCAGAGCGGTGAGCTCGGGGGAGGTGGGCGAGATCTCGCCACGCTCCCACGCCATCACGGTCTCGGGAGTGACGAGCAGTCCGTACTGGGCCCGCAGGCCATAGGCGACATGACCGGGAGCCATGCCCAGGGCCGCGCGGAGACGACGCGCGGCGGGGGCATTGAAGGGGGGGCTGGAGTGCACATGGCACACCGTAGGAGTGGCCGAGGCACGGCGACTACAGACCAAACAAACAAGCCCATAACTCGTAGGAACGTCCTATGGAGTTAAGGCCTTTGGGCCGGTTTCCCTGCGACTGTCCGGTAATCGGTGCACCAGATGATCCATTTCCTAGCGTACGTTTCCGGCCGCCCGGAGGGATAGCCCCGTGCGTGATCCCACTCACGCGATCGGACCGCTCCGAACCGCCTTCCTCCTTGCCTTGACGCCGACGTCAAGGACTACCGTCGGGGCCATGCGAATCGGCGAACTGGCCGGGCGTGCGGGCACCAGCACCCGGACGCTCCGGTACTACGAGTCGCGGGGACTGCTGCCCGCGCGGCGCGACGGGAACGGCTACCGCACCTACGACGAGGAGGACCTGCGGCTGCTCCGCCAGATCCGCACGCTCCAGGACTTCGGCTTCGACCTGGAGGAGACCCGCCCGTTCGTGGAATGCCTGCGCGCCGGGCACCCGTCCGGCGACTCCTGCCCGGCCTCGCTGGCCGTCTACCGGCGCAAGCTCACCGAACTGGACGGCCTGATCGGCCGCCTCGGCGAGGTGCGCGACCAGGTCGCGAGCCAGCTCGCCGAAGCCGAAGCCGAAGCCGAAGCGGGAGCCGGAGTCGGAGCCGGCGCGCCAGAGCCCAGATGCGAGATGACCGGCTGATCCGTTCGGCCGGCACGAGAGGGGAAGCACATGATCAAGGCCCACGGAGTGGCCGAAGTGACCGACGCGGACTTCGAGGCGGAGGTGCTCGCCGAACGCGGCCGGCCCGTCCTGGTGGAGTTCACCGCCGACTGGTGCGGCCCCTGCCGTCAGCTCGCACCCGTGCTGTCCGCCGTCGCCGTGGAAGAGGCCGACCGCCTCAAGGTCGTGCAGATCGACGCGGACGCCAACCCGGACACCGTCGTGCGCTTCGGGGTGCTGTCCATGCCGACCCTGCTCGTCTTCCGCGACGGCGAGCCCGTCCTGCAACTGGTCGGAGCCCGCGCCAAGCGCAGGCTCCTCCAGGAGCTGGACGGGGTCCTGACGGCTACCGCCGCGGCATCGGGCTGAACCAGAGCGTCGCCAGGGGCGGGAGGGTCAGCCGCAGGCTCGCCGCCCGGCCCTGCGCCGGCACCGGCTCGGGCCGCACCGGCTGGGTGTGGTGGACGCCGCTGCCGCCGTAGGCCTCCAGGTCGGTGTTCAGCACCTCCCGCCACAGCGGCACCTCCTCCGGGACCCCGATCCGGTACCCGTGCCGGACCACCGGCGAGAAGTTCGAGACGCACAGCAGCTGCGAGCCGTCCTGTGCGAACCGCAGGAAGGCGAAGACGTTGTCCTCCGCCGCGTCCGCCTCCACCCACGCGAACCCCTCCGGCACCGAGTCCCGCTCCCACAGGGCGGGCGCCGCCCGGTAGGTGCGGTTCAGGTCGCCCACGAGGCTGCGTACGCCCCGGTGGTCACCGGCCGCCGCGTAGGAGGAGTCCAGCAGCCACCAGTCCGGGCCGTACGTCTCGGACCACTCCGAGCCCTGGGCGAACTCCTGCCCCATGAAGAGCAGCTGCTTGCCCGGGTGGGCCCACATGAAGCCCAGGTACGCACGGTGTATGGCCCGCTGCTGCCACCAGTCGCCGGGCATCTTCGACACCAGCGAGCCCTTGCCGTGCACCACCTCGTCGTGCGAGATCGGCAGCACGTAGTTCTCGCTGAACGCGTAGACCATCCCGAAGGTCATGTCGTGGTGGTGGTACTTGCGGTGCACCGGATCCTTGGAGGCGTAGCGCAGGGTGTCGTGCATCCAGCCCATGTTCCACTTCAGGCCGAAGCCGAGCCCGCCCCCGTCGGTGGGCTGCGTGACGCCCGGCCACGCCGTGGACTCCTCGGCGATCGTCACCACGCCCGGGCAGCGCCGGTAGACGGTGGCGTTCATCTCCTGGAGCATGGCCACCGCGTCCAGGTTCTCCCGGCCGCCGTGCTCGTTGGGCGTCCACTCGCCGTCCTTGCGGGAGTAGTCCAGGTAGAGCATCGAGGCCACCGCGTCCACGCGCAGCCCGTCCACGTGGAACTCCTGGCACCAGTACACGGCGTTGGCCACGAGGAAGTTGCGCACCTCCCGGCGCCCGTAGTCGAACTCCAGCGTCCCCCAGTCCGGGTGCGCGGCCCGCTGCGGGTCGTGGTGCTCGTACAGCGGCCGCCCGTCGAACTCGGCGAGCGCCCAGTCGTCGCGCGGGAAGTGCGCCGGCACCCAGTCGACGATCACGCCGATCCCGGCCCGGTGCAGCGCGTCCACCAGGAAGCGGAAGTCGTCCGGGGTGCCCATCCGGGAGGTCGGCGCGTAGAAGCCGGTGACCTGGTAGCCCCAGGAGCCGCCGAAGGGGTGCTCGGCGACCGGCATCAGCTCCACGTGCGTGAAGCCGAGCTCCGTCACGTACGCCGGGAGCTGCTCGGCCAGCTGCCGGTACGAGAGCCCGGGCCGCCAGGACGCCAGGTGCAGCTCGTACACGGAGAAGGGGGCCTGGTGCGGCGGGCGCTCCCCGCGCTTCGCCATCCACTCCGCGTCCTGCCAGACGTAGGAGGAGGCCGTCACCACCGAGGCGTTAGCCGGCGGGACCTCGGCGTGCTTGGCCATCGGGTCGGCGCGCAGGGTGTGCGAGCCGTCCGGGCGGGTGATGTCGTACTTGTACAGGGCGCCCTCGCCGACGCCGGGCAGGAACAGCTCCCACACGCCGGTGGCCCCGAGCGAGCGCATCGGGTAGGCGACCGAGTCCCAGTACGAGAAGTCCCCGCTGACCCGCACACCCTGCGCGTTCGGCGCCCACACCGTGAACCGGGTGCCCGCCACGCCCTGGTGGACCATCGGCTCCGCGCCGAGCGCCGTCCACAGCTCCTCGTGCCGGCCCTCGCCGATCAGGTGCAGGTCGAGCTCGCCGAGCGCGGGCAGGAACCGGTAGGGGTCGTGGACCTCCACCTCGTCGCTGTCGTACGTCACCAGGAGCCGGTAGTCCGGTACTTCGGCCAGCGGCAGCAGCCCGGCGAACAGCCCGTCGCCCTCCTCGAGGAGCTCGGCCCGCAGCCCCTTGGCGACGATGGTGACCGCCTTCGCGTACGGACGCAGCACCCGGAAGGACACCCCGCCCTGCTGGGTACGGGCCCCGAGCACCCCGTGCGGATCGTGGTGGCGGCCCTCCAGCAGCCGGGCCCGCTCCTCCGCACCCAGCGCCGGCACCGGCCGGACCCCGCGCGGCGGGGCCGCCTTCCGGGCCCTGGGGGCCCGGGGCTTCTTCACGGGCTCGACGGTCTCGACGGCGTCGATGACGGGCTTGGCTTCGTCGCGGACGGTCGGTGACGGCTGTCGTGCGGCGCTCACGCGAGCGGCCTCCTCGGGGGCTTCGGGTGGTGGGGGGTGGTGGATCCGGGGACGGGGGGATGCGTGCGGTGCGAAGGGGGACGCTGCGGCTCCGACAGCCGCCGGATCGCGGCCATCGGCACGTGCAGCCAGTCGGGCCGGTGCCGGGACTCGTAGCGGGCCTCGTACACCGCCTTGTCGGTCTCGTAGGCGCGCAGGAGCACGGGGTCCTCGCGGGGGTCCCGGCCGGTCGTGCGGGCGTAGCCCTCGCAGAAGGCGGCCCGGCAGTCGTCCGCCCAGGCGGGGGCGAACGGCCGGTGGGAGCGGGCCGCGTAGTCGAAGGAGCGCAGTATCCCGGCGATGTCCCGCACCGCCGGTTCGGGGCGGCGCCGGTCGGCCAGCGGCCGGGCCGGCTCGCCCTCGAAGTCGATCAGCGCCCAGCTGCCGTCCACGGTGCGCAGGGTCTGGCCCAGGTGCAGGTCCCCGTGGATCCGCTGGGCGGACACCCCGGCCCCGCGGGAGGCGGCCAGTGCGTCGAAGGCCCCGCGCAGCCCCGCCTCGTAGGGCCGCAGGGCGGGTACCTCGCGGGCGGTGGCGGCGAGCCGGGCCGTCATCCCGGCGGCGAGCCGGGCCGTCTGCTCCGGGCCCAGCGCGACGGTGGGCAGGGCCCCGGCCAGCGCGCTGTGCACCTCGGCGGTGGCCCGGCCCAGCGCGTGCGCCTCGGCGGTGAAGTCGGCGCCGGTGCGCAGCCGGTGCAGCGCGAGCTGCCAGCCGTCGTCGGAGCCGCGCAGGTACGGCTGGAGCACGCCCAGGGTCAGCGGTTCGGAGCCGGGCAGCTCGGCCTCGTACCAGGCGACCGGCGCGGGCACCCGGGCGCAGCCGGCGGCGGCCAGGGCGCGGGGCAGCTCCAGGTCGGGGTTGACCCCGGGGCCGACCCTTCTGAAGACCTTCAGGATGTACGAATCCCCGTAGATCATCGAGGAGTTGGTCTGTTCCCCGGACAGCGGCCGGGGGGTGGGCGCCTCGGGGATCACGGCGGCCGGATCACGGTCGAAGCGGAGCGGTCCCAGCGTGCCGGGGGAGCGCAGCCGCTCCAGCAGCAGCGAGGCGAGCCGTGGATCGCCCAGGCCCTCGTAGACCGACTGGCCGGCGTACGGGCCCTGCTCGGCGCGGCCGATCAGGGCGGGCGCGAGGGCCGGCGGCAGCGGGCTCGGGCGGATCCCGAGCAGGAGCTGGTAGCAGTCCCCGTCCACGTCCAGCAGCAGGTGCAGCAGTCCGGGGGCGGAGCCGGGCGGCAGCAGTTCGGCGGCGGAGACGGTCCTGAGCCGTCCGATGGCGCGGCCCTTGCCCGCGAACCAGCGCTGCGCGGGCAGCCAGGCCCGCAGCATGGGCTCCAGTGGACCGAGTCCGATCCCGGGCCCGAGCCCGGCGGCCCGGTCGGCGGTGAGCCGATCCCGGGCGGATGCAGCCTCCGACATGGCGTCGCGTCCTTTCCCCGGGCCGTCAAAGAATGCGCAGAGTGTCCCGGATTACGCTGGTTGCTTCTCCGGTGTGTGCGAGTGTCGGGTCAGGATGGTCCGTACAGGGGCGGGCGGTTGACCCATTCGCCGCGCCCGCCCCGGGCCGGCCGCTACTCCGAGCGCAGGCGGAACCAGTAGAAGCCGTGGCCCGCCAGGGTCAGCAGGTACGGCCACTCGCCGATCGGCGGGAAGCGGACGTCGCCGGTGAGTTCCACCGGGACCCGCCCGTTGAACGACCGCAGGTCCAGCTCGGTGGGCTGCGCGAAGCGCGAGAAGTTGTGCACGCACAGCACCAGGTCGTCCCCGTATTCACGGAGGAAGGCCAGTACCGCCGGGTTGGTCGAAGGCAGTTCGGTGTACGAGCCCAGTCCGAAGGCCGGGTTGGCCTTGCGGACCTCGATCATCCGGCGGGTCCAGTGCAACAGCGAGGACGGTGAGGCCATCGCCGCTTCGACATTGGTCACCTGGTACCCGTGGACCGGGTCCATGATGACCGGCAGGTTCAGCCTGCCCGGATCGCAGGAGGAGAAACCGGCGTTGCGGTCCGGGGTCCACTGCATCGGCGTGCGCACGCCGTCGCGGTCGCCGAGCCAGATGTTGTCGCCCATGCCGATCTCGTCGCCGTAGTACAGCACCGGCGAACCGGGCAGCGACAGCAGCAGGGCGGTGAACAGCTCCATCTGGTTGCGGTCGTTGTCCAGCAGCGGGGCGAGCCGGCGCCGGATGCCGATGTTGGCCCGCATCCGCGGGTCCTTGGCGTACTCGGCGTACATGTAGTCGCGCTCTTCGTCCGTGACCATTTCGAGGGTGAGCTCGTCGTGGTTGCGCAGGAAGATGCCCCACTGGCAGCGGTCGGGGATCGCCGGGGTCTTGGCCAGGATCTCGGAGACCGGGTAGCGGGACTCTCTTCGTACCGCCATGAAGATGCGCGGCATGACGGGGAAGTGGAAGGCCATGTGGCACTCGTCCCCGCCCTTCTCGAAGTCCCCGAAGTAGTCGACGACGTCCTCGGGCCACTGGTTGGCCTCGGCGAGCAGCACGGTGTCCGGGTAGTGCGCGTCGATCTCGGCGCGGACCGCCTTGAGGAGGGTGTGCGTGCGCGGCAGGTTCTCGCAGTTGGTGCCCTCCTCGGCGTACAGGTAGGGCACGGCGTCGAGGCGGAAGCCGTCGATCCCGAGGTCGAGCCAGAAGCGGAGCGCGGAGACGATCTCCTCGACCACGGCCGGGTTCTCGTAGTTGAGGTCCGGCTGGTGGGAGAAGAACCGGTGCCAGTAGTACTGCTTGCGGACCGGGTCGTACGTCCAGTTCGAGGTCTCGGTGTCGACGAAGATGATGCGGGCGTCCTGGAACTGCTTGTCGTTGTCGGCCCACATGTAGTAGTCGCCGTAGGGCCCGTCGGGGTCCTTGCGGGACTGCTGGAACCACTCGTGCTGATCGCTCGTGTGGTTCATCACGAAGTCGATGATCACCCGCATGCCGCGGGTGTGCGCCGCGTCCACGAACTCCACGAAGTCGGCGAGGTCGCCGAATTCGGGCAGCACGGAGGTGTAGTCGGCGACGTCGTAGCCCCCGTCGCGCAGGGGGGAGGCGAAGAACGGCGGCAGCCACAGGCAGTCGACGCCGAGCCACTGGAGGTAGTCCAGCTTCGCGGTGAGCCCCTTGAGGTCACCCACGCCGTCGCCGTTGCTGTCGTGGAAGGACCGTACGAGGACCTCGTAGAAGACCGCCCGCTTGAACCAGTCGGGATCGCGGTCCTTGGCGGGGGTGTCCTCGAAGGTGTCGGGGACGGGATCGTTGATCATCATGAGATGGGTGACCCTCCGGTGGGCGGGGACGGTCGCAGAGCGGCAAGTACGTGCGCGGGCGTTCGGCCCGGCTCTAGGCGCACGTAATTCGCCCTGCCCCAGTGATAGGTCTCGCCGGTGAGCTCGTCGCGCACCGCGAGGGACCCGTGCCAGTCGAGGCCGAGTACCGGCATGTCCAACGAGACCGTCGCCTCCTG contains:
- a CDS encoding ATP-dependent 6-phosphofructokinase; translated protein: MRIGVLTAGGDCPGLNAVIRSVVHRAVVGHGDEVIGFEDGFKGLLDGNYRPLDINAVSGILARGGTILGSARMERARLHEAAENAVELAKRYGIDALIPIGGEGTLTAARMLSDAGMPVVGVPKTIDNDISSTDRTFGFDTAVMVATEAIDRLKTTAESHQRVMVVEVMGRHAGWIALESGMAGGAHGICLPERPFEVDALVKMVEERFARGKKFAVICVAEGAHPGEGSMPYEKGAIDQYGHERFAGIGNRLAVELERRLGKEARPVILGHVQRGGTPTAYDRVLATRFGWHAVEGVHRGDFGNMTALRGTDIVMAPLAEAVTELKTVPEDRMYEAESVF
- a CDS encoding helix-turn-helix domain-containing protein, with protein sequence MAPGHVAYGLRAQYGLLVTPETVMAWERGEISPTSPELTALAGVLWCSPGELLAEPVTLREHRIARGLSAEDLARRVGVEAGAYQKMEDAGRWKGNERQSAALATALGLTLAQFVTATGKHEELAELLRSAVTTRWQAYVKPLTKLLPVPKAHLERVLEQLHGEYQSRMLATLSWGTGQGEAGSGDSGREYLTDIVERFWTLAGGAA
- the glgB gene encoding 1,4-alpha-glucan branching enzyme, whose protein sequence is MSAARQPSPTVRDEAKPVIDAVETVEPVKKPRAPRARKAAPPRGVRPVPALGAEERARLLEGRHHDPHGVLGARTQQGGVSFRVLRPYAKAVTIVAKGLRAELLEEGDGLFAGLLPLAEVPDYRLLVTYDSDEVEVHDPYRFLPALGELDLHLIGEGRHEELWTALGAEPMVHQGVAGTRFTVWAPNAQGVRVSGDFSYWDSVAYPMRSLGATGVWELFLPGVGEGALYKYDITRPDGSHTLRADPMAKHAEVPPANASVVTASSYVWQDAEWMAKRGERPPHQAPFSVYELHLASWRPGLSYRQLAEQLPAYVTELGFTHVELMPVAEHPFGGSWGYQVTGFYAPTSRMGTPDDFRFLVDALHRAGIGVIVDWVPAHFPRDDWALAEFDGRPLYEHHDPQRAAHPDWGTLEFDYGRREVRNFLVANAVYWCQEFHVDGLRVDAVASMLYLDYSRKDGEWTPNEHGGRENLDAVAMLQEMNATVYRRCPGVVTIAEESTAWPGVTQPTDGGGLGFGLKWNMGWMHDTLRYASKDPVHRKYHHHDMTFGMVYAFSENYVLPISHDEVVHGKGSLVSKMPGDWWQQRAIHRAYLGFMWAHPGKQLLFMGQEFAQGSEWSETYGPDWWLLDSSYAAAGDHRGVRSLVGDLNRTYRAAPALWERDSVPEGFAWVEADAAEDNVFAFLRFAQDGSQLLCVSNFSPVVRHGYRIGVPEEVPLWREVLNTDLEAYGGSGVHHTQPVRPEPVPAQGRAASLRLTLPPLATLWFSPMPRR
- a CDS encoding MerR family transcriptional regulator; amino-acid sequence: MRIGELAGRAGTSTRTLRYYESRGLLPARRDGNGYRTYDEEDLRLLRQIRTLQDFGFDLEETRPFVECLRAGHPSGDSCPASLAVYRRKLTELDGLIGRLGEVRDQVASQLAEAEAEAEAGAGVGAGAPEPRCEMTG
- the pta gene encoding phosphate acetyltransferase, which produces MTRSVYVTGIERGDGRQVVELGIMELLTRQTGRVGVYRPLLHDGPDRLFDLLKGRYRIEQDASTAYGMEYHEASAILAEKGTDELVSQLVARYQKVARDYEVMLVLGTDYADTNLPDELALNARLANELGALVIPVVGGTKHPAEAVRAETRNAYRAYEALGCHVGAMVVNRVAAEDREVIAERLAARLPVPCYVLPDDKHLSAPTVAQITQALGGEVLLGDEAGLARDALDFVFGGAMLPNFLNALTPGCLVVTPGDRSDLVIGALAAHTSGTPPIAGVLLTLNERPGKDILTLASKLAPGTPVVSVAGNSFPTAAELFALQSRLNSATPRKLETALGLFERHVDTAELREVLSVARSERVTPMMFENQLLEQARAERRRVVLPEGTEERVLRAADVVLRRGVCDLTLLGEEPAILKKAADLGIDISAAQLIDPATSPLRERFAEYYAKARAHKGMTVELANDVVTDVNYFGTLMVQEGLADGMVSGSVHSTAATIRPAFEIIKTKPDASIVSSVFFMCLADKVLAYGDCAVNPDPNAEQLADIAVQSATTAAAFGLEPRIAMLSYSTGTSGSGADVDKVRKATEIVRAQRPDLLIEGPIQYDAAVEPSVAATKLPESEVAGRATVLIFPDLNTGNNTYKAVQRSAGAVAVGPVLQGLRKPVNDLSRGALVQDIVTTVAITAIQAQSRPVAG
- a CDS encoding acetate kinase, coding for MTASRVLVLNSGSSSVKYQLLDMADSSRLAVGLVERIGEETSRLSHEPLTGPGAAGGKRVTTGPIADHAAALRAVSAELAADGLGLDSPELAAVGHRVVHGGTKFTHPTLIDDAVLAEIRALIPLAPLHNPANVTGIEVARELRPDLPQVAVFDTAFHSTMPEHVARYAIDTATADKYSIRRYGFHGTSHAYVARATARLLGKAEEDVNVIVLHLGNGASASAVHGGVCVETSMGLTPLEGLVMGTRSGDLDPAVVFHLARVGGMSVDEIDSLLNKKSGLLGLCGDNDMREVQRRAAEGDASARLALASYIHRLKKYIGAYSAVLGRVDAVAFTAGVGENSSEIREMALAGLAELGLALDLEANSVRSPEPRLVSAEYARVAVAVVPTDEELEIASQTYALVTG
- a CDS encoding thioredoxin family protein, translated to MIKAHGVAEVTDADFEAEVLAERGRPVLVEFTADWCGPCRQLAPVLSAVAVEEADRLKVVQIDADANPDTVVRFGVLSMPTLLVFRDGEPVLQLVGARAKRRLLQELDGVLTATAAASG